The stretch of DNA TGTTCAAGATCATCGAGATGGAAGACAGCTCGATGATGCTGGCGGCGGATTTCGACCAGATCTCCGAAGACCTGGAAGACGCGCTCGGCGCCAATTACATCGACCACAGCGATTACGCCATGGTGCCGGGCCAGTTCAAGTACATCGAATCGTTCGAAGTGGACTCCGGGACCCGTTACCTGGGCGTGGTCGCGTTCTACGCGTTTCCCAACGAATCCCAGTGGAAGAAGGTGGTCAAGGTCGACCCCATGGGCGGGCGCTATCACATCCTGGTGAACCTGCGCGAACGCGAAGTCATGATGCAGAAGGCGGATCAATAAGTATGTCGGCACATAACCGGGTGGTGTGGAGCGATGGCCTGTTCATCAAACCGCAGCACTTTCAGCAACAGCAACGATACCTAGAGCAGCAGATCACCGACCGTGCCTTTGCCGTGTCCGACTACCTGTACGGCTTCGGCGACCTGCAGCTCAACGACGAATACCTGAGCTTCGGGCGCATCGGCCTGGTGCGGGCCAACGGCCTGTTCCCGGACGGCACCGGCTTCAATCTGCCGATGGAAGACGTCATGCCCGAGCCCCTGGAGATCACCGATTCCTCGGTGGCCAACCAGGTGGTCTTCCTGGCCCTGCCGCTGACCTCGGACAGCCTGCCGGAAGTGGAATGGCCCGAGTCCGGTGTCTCCGCGCGTTTCCGCTCGGAGACTCTGGACATCCGCGACCTGCATTCCATCGACGGCGACCGTCACGC from Marinobacter bohaiensis encodes:
- the tssJ gene encoding type VI secretion system lipoprotein TssJ, coding for MRIGQWILLCAVLGLAGCSGPFKAISKSAQVMWDPDTPVGTPDEQPTTVDLTMLAEPDVNPNDAMQPAPIMFKIIEMEDSSMMLAADFDQISEDLEDALGANYIDHSDYAMVPGQFKYIESFEVDSGTRYLGVVAFYAFPNESQWKKVVKVDPMGGRYHILVNLREREVMMQKADQ